One region of Scophthalmus maximus strain ysfricsl-2021 chromosome 15, ASM2237912v1, whole genome shotgun sequence genomic DNA includes:
- the LOC118286213 gene encoding ensconsin-like isoform X5 encodes MPASRPSMAVQKKQSVIPPSQGPLSRRIIDGQRKGNGSERTPENGSYTKPNSQAKKAAASVNKSVQICNTVANGLNIDERLRAARERREEQEKLLASRELSRLEREQRARRYYQEQLEERRRKLLDQRLKEERRRQAVEEKRRQRLTEEKERCESAVRKTLEKSNRAQHNLGPSARGRKPAKNVPRRLPLTTWEKNLVSRLLTPTCSYLARSKSAGCQSGEEVVHVCRRAVSFHSMNTTTNTNSNTTPHKPQHPPGLVPQRPSASPSPNSRSLNLTQIKAARLHDANKKNSNRGSNIRSTPVYTSVKPAKVTQSRKASPSPDRAPRRSSSRHSITLQLELPSVLEEDVSVCSSALAPGNSRPVGTSAGGQKEKTRKENPTVTSSVHQRDTEIITRTAGETSPSQKPPHRAPLPPEVVSRPSAGTTDPEEASRLLAERRREARLQREREERDRLQQEEAERRSRAELEHRRAEERAQQQAEAQRLIEEKRRREEEEQRRAGEERAQAMREAALLQKQREEEEAKERAEAEKIKQEREMLAQKEEADRQVRKKAT; translated from the exons ATGCCAGCCTCAAGACCGAGCATGGCTGTGCAGAAGAAACAGAGTGTCATCCCTCCGTCGCAGGGGCCACTTTCCAGGCGCATCATCGACGGCCAGAGGAAGGGGAATGGATCTGAACGAACGCCAG AGAATGGCTCCTATACCAAACCAAATTCACAGGCAAAGAAAGCCGCCGCCTCTGTCAACAAGTCGGTCCAAATCTGCAACACAG TGGCTAATGGACTGAACATCGACGAGAGGCTGAGAGCTGCACGAGAACGAAGGGAAGAGCAGGAGAAGTTGCTGG CCTCTCGAGAACTGAGCCGGTTGGAGCGGGAGCAGCGGGCCAGGCGCTACTATCAAGAGCAATTGGAGGAGCGCAGGAGGAAGCTCCTGGACCAGCGGCTCAAAGAGGAAAGGAGGCGCCAGGCGGTGGAAGAGAAGCGCAGGCAGAGACTGACGGAAGAGAAA GAGCGATGCGAATCTGCAGTACGCAAGACGCTGGAGAAGAGCAACAGGGCCCAACACAATCTCGGCCCGAGCGCCAGAGGAAGGAAGCCCGCCAAGAACG TTCCACGCCGCTTACCACTGACAACGTGGGAGAAGAACCTGGTCAGTCGCCTCCTTACCCCCACTTGCTCTTATCTGGCCAGGAGCAAGAGTGCTGGTTGTCAGTCAGGAGAAGAAG TTGTCCATGTTTGTCGCCGTGCAGTTTCATTCCACTCCATGAACACCACTACCAACACCAACTCCAACACCACCCCTCACAAACCCCAGCACCCCCCTGGCTTAGTCCCGCAGAGGCCATCTGCCTCCCCAAGTCCGAACAGCAGAAGCCTCAATCTGACACAG ATCAAAGCAGCAAGACTGCACGATGCCAATAAGAAGAACTCAAACAGGGGCTCAAATATTAGATCAACTCCCGTCTACACAAGTGTGAAACCAGCCAAGGTCACTCAGAGCAGAAAAGCCTCCCCCTCACCAGATCG GGCTCCCCGAAGATCAAGCAGCAGACATTCAATCACGCTGCAGCTCGAGCTCCCATCGGTCCTGGAGGAAGATGTCTCTGTGTGCAGCTCGGCCCTCGCCCCTGGTAACTCGAGGCCTGTCGGGACATCAGCTGGAGGTCAGAAAGAGAAGACGAGGAAGGAAAATCCAACCGTGACTTCTAGTGTGCACCAACGTGACACAGAGATCATAACCAGAACAGCGGGAGAGACGA GTCCTTCCCAGAAGCCTCCTCATCGAGCTCCCCTGCCTCCTGAAGTTGTGAGCAGGCCCTCAGCCGGGACCACGGACCCAGAGGAGGCCTCGCGCCTCctggctgagaggaggagagaggcccGACTacagcgggagagagaggagcgggaTCGCCTGCAgcaagaggaggcagagag GCGGAGTCGTGCAGAACTGGAGCACAGGAGGGCCGAGGAGCGAGCGCAACAGCAGGCAGAAGCCCAGCGGCTCatagaggagaagaggagacgggaggaagaggagcagagacgaGCCGGGGAAGAGAGAGCTCAGGCCATGAGGGAAGCCGCCCTTCTGCAGAAACAG cgggaggaggaggaagccaaaGAACGGGCAGAAGCGGAGAAGATCAAACAAGAGCGAGAGATGCTCGCGCAGAAAGAAGAGGCAGACCGCCAAGTGAGAAAAAA agcGACTTGA
- the LOC118286213 gene encoding ensconsin-like isoform X1: protein MPASRPSMAVQKKQSVIPPSQGPLSRRIIDGQRKGNGSERTPENGSYTKPNSQAKKAAASVNKSVQICNTVANGLNIDERLRAARERREEQEKLLASRELSRLEREQRARRYYQEQLEERRRKLLDQRLKEERRRQAVEEKRRQRLTEEKERCESAVRKTLEKSNRAQHNLGPSARGRKPAKNVPRRLPLTTWEKNLVSRLLTPTCSYLARSKSAGCQSGEEVVHVCRRAVSFHSMNTTTNTNSNTTPHKPQHPPGLVPQRPSASPSPNSRSLNLTQIKAARLHDANKKNSNRGSNIRSTPVYTSVKPAKVTQSRKASPSPDRAPRRSSSRHSITLQLELPSVLEEDVSVCSSALAPGNSRPVGTSAGGQKEKTRKENPTVTSSVHQRDTEIITRTAGETSPSQKPPHRAPLPPEVVSRPSAGTTDPEEASRLLAERRREARLQREREERDRLQQEEAERRSRAELEHRRAEERAQQQAEAQRLIEEKRRREEEEQRRAGEERAQAMREAALLQKQREEEEAKERAEAEKIKQEREMLAQKEEADRQVRKKRLEEIMRRTRRTDSPDTKSVPGRPSPSEAQPKENTEPAHNGTIEHVVKLPVGTKSSQLGLGNEEDAVPVVAFKERRSLRALAGLEEIQTHQRAEVI, encoded by the exons ATGCCAGCCTCAAGACCGAGCATGGCTGTGCAGAAGAAACAGAGTGTCATCCCTCCGTCGCAGGGGCCACTTTCCAGGCGCATCATCGACGGCCAGAGGAAGGGGAATGGATCTGAACGAACGCCAG AGAATGGCTCCTATACCAAACCAAATTCACAGGCAAAGAAAGCCGCCGCCTCTGTCAACAAGTCGGTCCAAATCTGCAACACAG TGGCTAATGGACTGAACATCGACGAGAGGCTGAGAGCTGCACGAGAACGAAGGGAAGAGCAGGAGAAGTTGCTGG CCTCTCGAGAACTGAGCCGGTTGGAGCGGGAGCAGCGGGCCAGGCGCTACTATCAAGAGCAATTGGAGGAGCGCAGGAGGAAGCTCCTGGACCAGCGGCTCAAAGAGGAAAGGAGGCGCCAGGCGGTGGAAGAGAAGCGCAGGCAGAGACTGACGGAAGAGAAA GAGCGATGCGAATCTGCAGTACGCAAGACGCTGGAGAAGAGCAACAGGGCCCAACACAATCTCGGCCCGAGCGCCAGAGGAAGGAAGCCCGCCAAGAACG TTCCACGCCGCTTACCACTGACAACGTGGGAGAAGAACCTGGTCAGTCGCCTCCTTACCCCCACTTGCTCTTATCTGGCCAGGAGCAAGAGTGCTGGTTGTCAGTCAGGAGAAGAAG TTGTCCATGTTTGTCGCCGTGCAGTTTCATTCCACTCCATGAACACCACTACCAACACCAACTCCAACACCACCCCTCACAAACCCCAGCACCCCCCTGGCTTAGTCCCGCAGAGGCCATCTGCCTCCCCAAGTCCGAACAGCAGAAGCCTCAATCTGACACAG ATCAAAGCAGCAAGACTGCACGATGCCAATAAGAAGAACTCAAACAGGGGCTCAAATATTAGATCAACTCCCGTCTACACAAGTGTGAAACCAGCCAAGGTCACTCAGAGCAGAAAAGCCTCCCCCTCACCAGATCG GGCTCCCCGAAGATCAAGCAGCAGACATTCAATCACGCTGCAGCTCGAGCTCCCATCGGTCCTGGAGGAAGATGTCTCTGTGTGCAGCTCGGCCCTCGCCCCTGGTAACTCGAGGCCTGTCGGGACATCAGCTGGAGGTCAGAAAGAGAAGACGAGGAAGGAAAATCCAACCGTGACTTCTAGTGTGCACCAACGTGACACAGAGATCATAACCAGAACAGCGGGAGAGACGA GTCCTTCCCAGAAGCCTCCTCATCGAGCTCCCCTGCCTCCTGAAGTTGTGAGCAGGCCCTCAGCCGGGACCACGGACCCAGAGGAGGCCTCGCGCCTCctggctgagaggaggagagaggcccGACTacagcgggagagagaggagcgggaTCGCCTGCAgcaagaggaggcagagag GCGGAGTCGTGCAGAACTGGAGCACAGGAGGGCCGAGGAGCGAGCGCAACAGCAGGCAGAAGCCCAGCGGCTCatagaggagaagaggagacgggaggaagaggagcagagacgaGCCGGGGAAGAGAGAGCTCAGGCCATGAGGGAAGCCGCCCTTCTGCAGAAACAG cgggaggaggaggaagccaaaGAACGGGCAGAAGCGGAGAAGATCAAACAAGAGCGAGAGATGCTCGCGCAGAAAGAAGAGGCAGACCGCCAAGTGAGAAAAAAG cGACTTGAGGAGATCATGCGGAGAACCAGAAGGACAGATTCTCCAGATACG AAGTCTGTGCCGGGAAGGCCCTCACCCAGTGAAGCCCAaccaaaggaaaacacagagccTGCGCACAATGGCACCATAGAGCATGTCGTCAAGCTGCCAGTGGGCACCAAGTCCTCGCAGCTGGGGCTGGGCAACGAGGAGGACGCGGTGCCTGTAGTGGCCTTCAAAGAACGCAGGTCCCTGCGAGCGCTCGCCGGCCTGGAGGAAATCCAGACGCACCAACGAGCAG AGGTCATCTGA
- the LOC118286213 gene encoding ensconsin-like isoform X4, whose product MPASRPSMAVQKKQSVIPPSQGPLSRRIIDGQRKGNGSERTPENGSYTKPNSQAKKAAASVNKSVQICNTVANGLNIDERLRAARERREEQEKLLASRELSRLEREQRARRYYQEQLEERRRKLLDQRLKEERRRQAVEEKRRQRLTEEKERCESAVRKTLEKSNRAQHNLGPSARGRKPAKNVSFHSMNTTTNTNSNTTPHKPQHPPGLVPQRPSASPSPNSRSLNLTQIKAARLHDANKKNSNRGSNIRSTPVYTSVKPAKVTQSRKASPSPDRAPRRSSSRHSITLQLELPSVLEEDVSVCSSALAPGNSRPVGTSAGGQKEKTRKENPTVTSSVHQRDTEIITRTAGETSPSQKPPHRAPLPPEVVSRPSAGTTDPEEASRLLAERRREARLQREREERDRLQQEEAERRSRAELEHRRAEERAQQQAEAQRLIEEKRRREEEEQRRAGEERAQAMREAALLQKQREEEEAKERAEAEKIKQEREMLAQKEEADRQVRKKRLEEIMRRTRRTDSPDTKSVPGRPSPSEAQPKENTEPAHNGTIEHVVKLPVGTKSSQLGLGNEEDAVPVVAFKERRSLRALAGLEEIQTHQRAEVI is encoded by the exons ATGCCAGCCTCAAGACCGAGCATGGCTGTGCAGAAGAAACAGAGTGTCATCCCTCCGTCGCAGGGGCCACTTTCCAGGCGCATCATCGACGGCCAGAGGAAGGGGAATGGATCTGAACGAACGCCAG AGAATGGCTCCTATACCAAACCAAATTCACAGGCAAAGAAAGCCGCCGCCTCTGTCAACAAGTCGGTCCAAATCTGCAACACAG TGGCTAATGGACTGAACATCGACGAGAGGCTGAGAGCTGCACGAGAACGAAGGGAAGAGCAGGAGAAGTTGCTGG CCTCTCGAGAACTGAGCCGGTTGGAGCGGGAGCAGCGGGCCAGGCGCTACTATCAAGAGCAATTGGAGGAGCGCAGGAGGAAGCTCCTGGACCAGCGGCTCAAAGAGGAAAGGAGGCGCCAGGCGGTGGAAGAGAAGCGCAGGCAGAGACTGACGGAAGAGAAA GAGCGATGCGAATCTGCAGTACGCAAGACGCTGGAGAAGAGCAACAGGGCCCAACACAATCTCGGCCCGAGCGCCAGAGGAAGGAAGCCCGCCAAGAACG TTTCATTCCACTCCATGAACACCACTACCAACACCAACTCCAACACCACCCCTCACAAACCCCAGCACCCCCCTGGCTTAGTCCCGCAGAGGCCATCTGCCTCCCCAAGTCCGAACAGCAGAAGCCTCAATCTGACACAG ATCAAAGCAGCAAGACTGCACGATGCCAATAAGAAGAACTCAAACAGGGGCTCAAATATTAGATCAACTCCCGTCTACACAAGTGTGAAACCAGCCAAGGTCACTCAGAGCAGAAAAGCCTCCCCCTCACCAGATCG GGCTCCCCGAAGATCAAGCAGCAGACATTCAATCACGCTGCAGCTCGAGCTCCCATCGGTCCTGGAGGAAGATGTCTCTGTGTGCAGCTCGGCCCTCGCCCCTGGTAACTCGAGGCCTGTCGGGACATCAGCTGGAGGTCAGAAAGAGAAGACGAGGAAGGAAAATCCAACCGTGACTTCTAGTGTGCACCAACGTGACACAGAGATCATAACCAGAACAGCGGGAGAGACGA GTCCTTCCCAGAAGCCTCCTCATCGAGCTCCCCTGCCTCCTGAAGTTGTGAGCAGGCCCTCAGCCGGGACCACGGACCCAGAGGAGGCCTCGCGCCTCctggctgagaggaggagagaggcccGACTacagcgggagagagaggagcgggaTCGCCTGCAgcaagaggaggcagagag GCGGAGTCGTGCAGAACTGGAGCACAGGAGGGCCGAGGAGCGAGCGCAACAGCAGGCAGAAGCCCAGCGGCTCatagaggagaagaggagacgggaggaagaggagcagagacgaGCCGGGGAAGAGAGAGCTCAGGCCATGAGGGAAGCCGCCCTTCTGCAGAAACAG cgggaggaggaggaagccaaaGAACGGGCAGAAGCGGAGAAGATCAAACAAGAGCGAGAGATGCTCGCGCAGAAAGAAGAGGCAGACCGCCAAGTGAGAAAAAAG cGACTTGAGGAGATCATGCGGAGAACCAGAAGGACAGATTCTCCAGATACG AAGTCTGTGCCGGGAAGGCCCTCACCCAGTGAAGCCCAaccaaaggaaaacacagagccTGCGCACAATGGCACCATAGAGCATGTCGTCAAGCTGCCAGTGGGCACCAAGTCCTCGCAGCTGGGGCTGGGCAACGAGGAGGACGCGGTGCCTGTAGTGGCCTTCAAAGAACGCAGGTCCCTGCGAGCGCTCGCCGGCCTGGAGGAAATCCAGACGCACCAACGAGCAG AGGTCATCTGA
- the LOC118286213 gene encoding ensconsin-like isoform X3: MPASRPSMAVQKKQSVIPPSQGPLSRRIIDGQRKGNGSERTPVANGLNIDERLRAARERREEQEKLLASRELSRLEREQRARRYYQEQLEERRRKLLDQRLKEERRRQAVEEKRRQRLTEEKERCESAVRKTLEKSNRAQHNLGPSARGRKPAKNVPRRLPLTTWEKNLVSRLLTPTCSYLARSKSAGCQSGEEVVHVCRRAVSFHSMNTTTNTNSNTTPHKPQHPPGLVPQRPSASPSPNSRSLNLTQIKAARLHDANKKNSNRGSNIRSTPVYTSVKPAKVTQSRKASPSPDRAPRRSSSRHSITLQLELPSVLEEDVSVCSSALAPGNSRPVGTSAGGQKEKTRKENPTVTSSVHQRDTEIITRTAGETSPSQKPPHRAPLPPEVVSRPSAGTTDPEEASRLLAERRREARLQREREERDRLQQEEAERRSRAELEHRRAEERAQQQAEAQRLIEEKRRREEEEQRRAGEERAQAMREAALLQKQREEEEAKERAEAEKIKQEREMLAQKEEADRQVRKKRLEEIMRRTRRTDSPDTKSVPGRPSPSEAQPKENTEPAHNGTIEHVVKLPVGTKSSQLGLGNEEDAVPVVAFKERRSLRALAGLEEIQTHQRAEVI; the protein is encoded by the exons ATGCCAGCCTCAAGACCGAGCATGGCTGTGCAGAAGAAACAGAGTGTCATCCCTCCGTCGCAGGGGCCACTTTCCAGGCGCATCATCGACGGCCAGAGGAAGGGGAATGGATCTGAACGAACGCCAG TGGCTAATGGACTGAACATCGACGAGAGGCTGAGAGCTGCACGAGAACGAAGGGAAGAGCAGGAGAAGTTGCTGG CCTCTCGAGAACTGAGCCGGTTGGAGCGGGAGCAGCGGGCCAGGCGCTACTATCAAGAGCAATTGGAGGAGCGCAGGAGGAAGCTCCTGGACCAGCGGCTCAAAGAGGAAAGGAGGCGCCAGGCGGTGGAAGAGAAGCGCAGGCAGAGACTGACGGAAGAGAAA GAGCGATGCGAATCTGCAGTACGCAAGACGCTGGAGAAGAGCAACAGGGCCCAACACAATCTCGGCCCGAGCGCCAGAGGAAGGAAGCCCGCCAAGAACG TTCCACGCCGCTTACCACTGACAACGTGGGAGAAGAACCTGGTCAGTCGCCTCCTTACCCCCACTTGCTCTTATCTGGCCAGGAGCAAGAGTGCTGGTTGTCAGTCAGGAGAAGAAG TTGTCCATGTTTGTCGCCGTGCAGTTTCATTCCACTCCATGAACACCACTACCAACACCAACTCCAACACCACCCCTCACAAACCCCAGCACCCCCCTGGCTTAGTCCCGCAGAGGCCATCTGCCTCCCCAAGTCCGAACAGCAGAAGCCTCAATCTGACACAG ATCAAAGCAGCAAGACTGCACGATGCCAATAAGAAGAACTCAAACAGGGGCTCAAATATTAGATCAACTCCCGTCTACACAAGTGTGAAACCAGCCAAGGTCACTCAGAGCAGAAAAGCCTCCCCCTCACCAGATCG GGCTCCCCGAAGATCAAGCAGCAGACATTCAATCACGCTGCAGCTCGAGCTCCCATCGGTCCTGGAGGAAGATGTCTCTGTGTGCAGCTCGGCCCTCGCCCCTGGTAACTCGAGGCCTGTCGGGACATCAGCTGGAGGTCAGAAAGAGAAGACGAGGAAGGAAAATCCAACCGTGACTTCTAGTGTGCACCAACGTGACACAGAGATCATAACCAGAACAGCGGGAGAGACGA GTCCTTCCCAGAAGCCTCCTCATCGAGCTCCCCTGCCTCCTGAAGTTGTGAGCAGGCCCTCAGCCGGGACCACGGACCCAGAGGAGGCCTCGCGCCTCctggctgagaggaggagagaggcccGACTacagcgggagagagaggagcgggaTCGCCTGCAgcaagaggaggcagagag GCGGAGTCGTGCAGAACTGGAGCACAGGAGGGCCGAGGAGCGAGCGCAACAGCAGGCAGAAGCCCAGCGGCTCatagaggagaagaggagacgggaggaagaggagcagagacgaGCCGGGGAAGAGAGAGCTCAGGCCATGAGGGAAGCCGCCCTTCTGCAGAAACAG cgggaggaggaggaagccaaaGAACGGGCAGAAGCGGAGAAGATCAAACAAGAGCGAGAGATGCTCGCGCAGAAAGAAGAGGCAGACCGCCAAGTGAGAAAAAAG cGACTTGAGGAGATCATGCGGAGAACCAGAAGGACAGATTCTCCAGATACG AAGTCTGTGCCGGGAAGGCCCTCACCCAGTGAAGCCCAaccaaaggaaaacacagagccTGCGCACAATGGCACCATAGAGCATGTCGTCAAGCTGCCAGTGGGCACCAAGTCCTCGCAGCTGGGGCTGGGCAACGAGGAGGACGCGGTGCCTGTAGTGGCCTTCAAAGAACGCAGGTCCCTGCGAGCGCTCGCCGGCCTGGAGGAAATCCAGACGCACCAACGAGCAG AGGTCATCTGA
- the LOC118286213 gene encoding ensconsin-like isoform X2 encodes MPASRPSMAVQKKQSVIPPSQGPLSRRIIDGQRKGNGSERTPENGSYTKPNSQAKKAAASVNKSVQICNTVANGLNIDERLRAARERREEQEKLLASRELSRLEREQRARRYYQEQLEERRRKLLDQRLKEERRRQAVEEKRRQRLTEEKERCESAVRKTLEKSNRAQHNLGPSARGRKPAKNVPRRLPLTTWEKNLVSRLLTPTCSYLARSKSAGCQSGEEVSFHSMNTTTNTNSNTTPHKPQHPPGLVPQRPSASPSPNSRSLNLTQIKAARLHDANKKNSNRGSNIRSTPVYTSVKPAKVTQSRKASPSPDRAPRRSSSRHSITLQLELPSVLEEDVSVCSSALAPGNSRPVGTSAGGQKEKTRKENPTVTSSVHQRDTEIITRTAGETSPSQKPPHRAPLPPEVVSRPSAGTTDPEEASRLLAERRREARLQREREERDRLQQEEAERRSRAELEHRRAEERAQQQAEAQRLIEEKRRREEEEQRRAGEERAQAMREAALLQKQREEEEAKERAEAEKIKQEREMLAQKEEADRQVRKKRLEEIMRRTRRTDSPDTKSVPGRPSPSEAQPKENTEPAHNGTIEHVVKLPVGTKSSQLGLGNEEDAVPVVAFKERRSLRALAGLEEIQTHQRAEVI; translated from the exons ATGCCAGCCTCAAGACCGAGCATGGCTGTGCAGAAGAAACAGAGTGTCATCCCTCCGTCGCAGGGGCCACTTTCCAGGCGCATCATCGACGGCCAGAGGAAGGGGAATGGATCTGAACGAACGCCAG AGAATGGCTCCTATACCAAACCAAATTCACAGGCAAAGAAAGCCGCCGCCTCTGTCAACAAGTCGGTCCAAATCTGCAACACAG TGGCTAATGGACTGAACATCGACGAGAGGCTGAGAGCTGCACGAGAACGAAGGGAAGAGCAGGAGAAGTTGCTGG CCTCTCGAGAACTGAGCCGGTTGGAGCGGGAGCAGCGGGCCAGGCGCTACTATCAAGAGCAATTGGAGGAGCGCAGGAGGAAGCTCCTGGACCAGCGGCTCAAAGAGGAAAGGAGGCGCCAGGCGGTGGAAGAGAAGCGCAGGCAGAGACTGACGGAAGAGAAA GAGCGATGCGAATCTGCAGTACGCAAGACGCTGGAGAAGAGCAACAGGGCCCAACACAATCTCGGCCCGAGCGCCAGAGGAAGGAAGCCCGCCAAGAACG TTCCACGCCGCTTACCACTGACAACGTGGGAGAAGAACCTGGTCAGTCGCCTCCTTACCCCCACTTGCTCTTATCTGGCCAGGAGCAAGAGTGCTGGTTGTCAGTCAGGAGAAGAAG TTTCATTCCACTCCATGAACACCACTACCAACACCAACTCCAACACCACCCCTCACAAACCCCAGCACCCCCCTGGCTTAGTCCCGCAGAGGCCATCTGCCTCCCCAAGTCCGAACAGCAGAAGCCTCAATCTGACACAG ATCAAAGCAGCAAGACTGCACGATGCCAATAAGAAGAACTCAAACAGGGGCTCAAATATTAGATCAACTCCCGTCTACACAAGTGTGAAACCAGCCAAGGTCACTCAGAGCAGAAAAGCCTCCCCCTCACCAGATCG GGCTCCCCGAAGATCAAGCAGCAGACATTCAATCACGCTGCAGCTCGAGCTCCCATCGGTCCTGGAGGAAGATGTCTCTGTGTGCAGCTCGGCCCTCGCCCCTGGTAACTCGAGGCCTGTCGGGACATCAGCTGGAGGTCAGAAAGAGAAGACGAGGAAGGAAAATCCAACCGTGACTTCTAGTGTGCACCAACGTGACACAGAGATCATAACCAGAACAGCGGGAGAGACGA GTCCTTCCCAGAAGCCTCCTCATCGAGCTCCCCTGCCTCCTGAAGTTGTGAGCAGGCCCTCAGCCGGGACCACGGACCCAGAGGAGGCCTCGCGCCTCctggctgagaggaggagagaggcccGACTacagcgggagagagaggagcgggaTCGCCTGCAgcaagaggaggcagagag GCGGAGTCGTGCAGAACTGGAGCACAGGAGGGCCGAGGAGCGAGCGCAACAGCAGGCAGAAGCCCAGCGGCTCatagaggagaagaggagacgggaggaagaggagcagagacgaGCCGGGGAAGAGAGAGCTCAGGCCATGAGGGAAGCCGCCCTTCTGCAGAAACAG cgggaggaggaggaagccaaaGAACGGGCAGAAGCGGAGAAGATCAAACAAGAGCGAGAGATGCTCGCGCAGAAAGAAGAGGCAGACCGCCAAGTGAGAAAAAAG cGACTTGAGGAGATCATGCGGAGAACCAGAAGGACAGATTCTCCAGATACG AAGTCTGTGCCGGGAAGGCCCTCACCCAGTGAAGCCCAaccaaaggaaaacacagagccTGCGCACAATGGCACCATAGAGCATGTCGTCAAGCTGCCAGTGGGCACCAAGTCCTCGCAGCTGGGGCTGGGCAACGAGGAGGACGCGGTGCCTGTAGTGGCCTTCAAAGAACGCAGGTCCCTGCGAGCGCTCGCCGGCCTGGAGGAAATCCAGACGCACCAACGAGCAG AGGTCATCTGA